One window of the Gammaproteobacteria bacterium genome contains the following:
- the ssb gene encoding single-stranded DNA-binding protein translates to MARGINKVILVGNLGKDPEVRYSAGGAAIANVSLATAESWKDRNTGEKQERTEWHRVVFFGRLAEIAGEYLKKGAQIYVEGRLQTRKWQDQQGQDRYTTEIVANEMQMLGGRSGAGDFSAPAGNGGGYSEPASAPAAAGDFDDDIPF, encoded by the coding sequence ATGGCACGTGGAATCAATAAAGTAATCCTGGTTGGCAATCTCGGCAAAGATCCCGAAGTTCGTTATTCCGCTGGTGGCGCTGCAATCGCCAACGTCTCGCTGGCAACCGCCGAATCCTGGAAAGACCGCAATACCGGTGAAAAGCAGGAACGCACCGAGTGGCACCGCGTGGTGTTTTTCGGCCGCCTCGCCGAAATCGCCGGCGAATACCTGAAAAAGGGCGCCCAGATTTACGTCGAAGGTCGCCTGCAAACCCGCAAGTGGCAGGACCAGCAGGGCCAGGACCGCTACACCACTGAAATCGTTGCCAATGAAATGCAGATGCTCGGCGGTCGTTCCGGCGCCGGTGATTTTTCAGCACCTGCCGGTAATGGCGGTGGTTACTCAGAGCCCGCGTCGGCACCGGCGGCCGCCGGTGATTTTGATGACGATATCCCGTTCTGA